The region GCGATCTGAAAATCATCTGAGCGGTGAGAGCCAAAGGATCGCCCTTGGAAGGGCGATCCTTTTTCGTGTCTTAGTAGTCGACGCCGCGCTGCGCTTTGATGCCTGCTTTGAACGGATGTTTCACCTCTGACATCTCGGTCACCAGATCGGCATAGTCGCAAAGCTCGGGCCGGGCGTCGCGGCCTGTCAGCACGACGGCGGTGCGTTTGTCGCGGGCATCAAGCCCGGCGATCACGTCTTCGATCTTGAGGTATTCATAGCGGATGGCGATGTTGATCTCATCCATCACCACAAGGTCATAGTCCCCGCTCTCCATCATTTCGCGTGCCTTGCCGAATGCAGCTTCGGCGGCGGCGATGTCGCGGTTGCGGTCTTGGGTGTCCCAGGTGAAACCTTCGCCCATCGTGTGCCATGTCACCTCGTCCAGCTGTTCAAAGAACAGCCGCTCGCCTGTCTTCCATTTGCCCTTGATGAACTGCACCACGCCGACGCGCTGTTTCCATCCAAGGGCGCGTACGACAACGCCAAAAGCAGAAGAGGATTTGCCCTTGCCTGGCCCTGTGTGAACCAGCACCAGACCTTTTTCTGGGTCTTGCAGCTCGGCCACCTTGGCGCGCTGCTCGGCCTGACGCTGCTGCATCTTTTCCTTGTGGTCTTGCGGATCCGCATCGCTCATCGGTCAACTCCTTTAGCTGGTTTCGGGGCACCATAGGCAGAGGGCGGGTCAGGCGAAAGCCTGCATTAGATCATGCCTTCGGATCGGTAACAGACCGCGCCTTGCCGCGCTCCATCCCCAATTGGCGCTCGCGCCAGATCACCAATGCGCCCGCGCTGATCACCAGCGCCGCGCCCGCCAGCATCATCATCGTCGGCAGTTCTGCAAAGAAGACATAGCCCAGCACGATGGCGAAAAGCATCGAGGTATAGTCATAGGGCGCCAGCATCGAAGCCGAGCCAAAGCGATAGGCCGAGGTAATCAGAATTTGCGCCACTCCGCCAATCAGCCCGGCCAGAACCAAGAGGCCGAAGGTTTGCAGATCCGGCATGACCCAACCAAAGGGCAGGGTGCAAAGGGCCAGCAGCGACGCGGTGCAGGAGAAGTAGAAGACGATCGCGGCGGTGTCTTCGTTCTGCACCAGCTGGCGAATGTGGATCTGCACAAGGCTGCGCACCATCGTCGCCATCAGGATCAACAGCGCGCCAATGGTGGCCGTCTGCTCCATCGTGCCGATATTGCTGAACCGCGGCCAGAGGATGATCATCACGCCCACCAGCCCCATCGCGACGGCGGTGACGCGGATCAGGCGGATCTGCTCGCCCAGCAGCACGGCGGCAAGGATGACGGTAAAAATCGGCGTGGCGAAACCGATGGCGGTGACCTCTGGCAGGGGCAGCAGGCCAAGGCCAGTGAAGGTCAGGCCCATCGCAGTAGTGCCAAACAGCCCGCGCCAGACATGGCCCATCGGGTTCTTCGTCTTGAGCCCGCTTTTCAGTTTGCCGCGTTGTGCCAGCCAGATCAGGATCACCGGAATGGCAAAGAAAGAGCGGAAGAAGACCGACTCGCCCGCCGGCACGTCGTCGGCCAGCGACTTGATGATCGCGGACATGCAGGTAAAGAGCAAAATCGCCGTGATCTTCAGCCCGACGCCAAGGGCGGGGCGGGCGGAGAAATCATCGACTTTCATGCTCTGGTCCTCATGCTTCGGGGCCAATCCGTCCGCGGTTGGTTCCGATCTGCCCGCGGTGCAGGAGCAGGTGATCCAGCAGCACGCAGGCCATCATCGCCTCGCCCACGGGCACCGCCCGGATGCCCACGCAGGGATCGTGGCGGCCCTTGGTGATGATCTCGGTCTCTTCGCCTTGTTTGGTGATGGTGCGCCGCGTGGTCAGGATGCTGGACGTCGGTTTGACCGCGAAACGCACGACCACATCCTGCCCGGTGCTGATCCCGCCCAAGATACCGCCCGCATGGTTGGAGGAGTACTCCGGCCCCTCCGGCCCCATGGTGATCTCATCGGCGTTCAATTCGCCCGTCAGCATCGCCGCCGACATGCCTTCGCCGATTTCCACGCCTTTGACGGCATTGATGCTCATCATCGCGGCGGCCAGATCGGTGTCGAGCTTGCCATAGACCGGCGCGCCGATCCCCGCAGGCACGCCGCGCGCGGTGACTTCGATGATTGCACCGACGCTGCTGCCCGATTTGCGCAGCCCGTCGAGATACGCGGCCCAGTCGCCTGCCGCCTTGGCATCGGGTACCCAAAACGGGTTATGCTCGATCTGGTCCCAATCGAACGCATCCCGGTCGATCTTATGTGGACCCATCTGCACCATATAGCCGGTGATTTTCAGGTTCGGCGCCAACGCTTTGATCGCCTCACGCGCCAGACCGCCCGCCGCCACCCGCGCCGCCGTCTCGCGCGCCGAGGAACGCCCACCCCCGCGATAGTCGCGGATGCCGTATTTTTGGAAATAGGTGATGTCGGCGTGACCGGGGCGGAACTTGTCCTTGATATCCCCGTAGTCTTTCGAGCGCTGATCGGTGTTTTCGATCATCAGTTGGATCGGCGTGCCGGTGGTGACGCCCTCGAAAGTGCCGGATAATATCCGCACCTCATCCGCTTCACGCCGCTGCGTGGTGTATTTGTTCTGGCCCGGTTTGCGCTTGTCCAACCACTGCTGGATCATCGCTTCGTCAATCGGCACGCCGGGGGGGCAGCCATCAATCGTGGCGCCAAGGGCGGGCCCGTGGCTCTCGCCCCATGTGGTGACCCGGTAAAGATGGCCAAAGCTGTTGATCGACATGGGCGGACCTCCTGTTGTCAAACCCTTAGCGGGGGCAGCGCCCTGCCTCAAGGGGATTTGCCTTGCCAATTGTGTGGGGGGCATCTACCCCTGACGCTACCTCGGGGGGCCTTTCGGCTGAGATGTGCGTGTTGCGCGGACCCGTTGAACCTGAACCGGTTAACACCGGCGGAGGGAAGGTCCGGACAGACATCCACCTTTTACCTTTCGCCGCAAAAGGAGGATGCAATGAAGTATCTTACACTTGCTGCGGGCGTCATGGGCGCATCGGCTGCATGGGCGGAGACGCCTGAACTGACAGTCTATACCTACGACAGTTTCGTCACCGAATGGGGCCCCGGCCCGGCCATCGAAAAGGGTTTTGAGGCCGAATGCGGCTGCGATCTGAAATTTGTCGGTATGGGCGATGGCGCGGCCTTGCTGGCACGGCTGAAGCTCGAAGGCGCACGCTCTGACGCGGATATCGTGTTGGGCCTCGACACCAGCCTTGTCGCCGCCGCCAAGGAGACAGAGTTGTTTGCGCCGAGCGGGTTGCAAGCCGAATACGACCTGCCGATCATTTGGGAAGATGACGTATTCGTCCCTTACGACTGGGGCTACTTTGCCTTTGTTCACGGCACCGATCTTGCGGCCCCTGCCGATTTCAAAACGCTGGCCGAGAGCGATTTGAAGATCGTCATCCAAGACCCGCGCTCATCGACCCCCGGTTTGGGCCTGCTGATGTGGGTCAAAGCGGCTTACGGCGACGACGCATCCGAGGTTTGGGCTGCGCTGGCGGATAACGTCGTGACCGTGACCAAAGGCTGGTCCGAAGCTTACGGTCTCTTCCTCGAAGGCGAGGCCGACATGGTGCTGAGCTACACCACATCCCCCGCCTACCACCTGATCGCGGAAGAGGATGACAGCAAGACTGCCGCGCTCTTTGACGAAGGCCACTATATGCAGATCGAAGTGGCGGGGAAACTTGCGGGGTCGGATCAGCCGGAACTGGCGGATCAATTCCTGCAATACCTCGTCTCTGATGCCGCACAGTCGGTGCTGCCGACGACCAACTGGATGTATCCTGCCGTGACGCCTCAGGATGGTCTGCCCGAAGGGTTCGACGGGATGATCCAGCCCGGTAAGGCGCTGTTGGTGCCCAATGCCGATGTACCTGCGCTCCGGGAAGAGGCCGTGAACGAATGGCTGACCGCGCTGTCGCGCTAAGCAACAAGACGGGGCTTTTCGCCGCCGCTCTGGTCGCGGGCTTGATCCTCGCCGCCTTGGTCGCCATTTTCATGGCGGCCGATGTGGCGGCGGGGCTGGGGGCCGCGGATTGGGCGGCGGTGCGTTTTACCGTCACGCAGGCGGTGTGGTCGGCGGTGTTGTCCGTTCTGCTCGCGGTACCGGTCGCGCGGGCCTTGGCACGGCGGCGGTTCTGGGGGCGGGGGGCGTTGATTACGCTACTCGGCGCGCCTTTTGTCCTGCCGGTGATCGTGGCGGTGCTGGGGCTACTGACGGTCTTTGGCCGTTCGGGCGTGCTCAACCAGTTTGGTGCGGCTCTAGGCCTGCCGTCGGTGTCGATCTACGGGCTGCACGGCGTGGTTCTGGCCCATGTTTTCTTTAACCTTCCATTGGCGACACGGCTTTTGCTGCAAGGCTGGCAAAGCATCCCGTCCGAGCGGTTTCGGCTGGCCGGACAGCTACAGATGACGCCCCGCGCGCTGTTTCTGACGCTTGAATGGCCGATGTTGCGGCAGGTGTTGCCCGGGGTGGCGGCGCTGATTTTCGTGATTTGCCTAACGAGTTTTGCCGTGGCGTTGACGCTGGGCGGCGGACCGCGTGCGACGACGATTGAACTGGCGATCTATCAGGCGTTTCGGTTTGATTTTGATCTGGGCCTCGCCGCGCTATTATCGGTAGTGCAGCTTGTTCTGGCTGGCACTGCGGCGGTTGCGGCGCTTTGGCTTATTCCGCCGATCAGTATGGGCGGCGGATTGGACAGCCCCCTGCGCCGCTGGGATGCGCGGGGCGGAGGGCAACGGGTGTTGGATGGGGTGGTAATTATGCTCGCTGCCTTGTTTTTGCTGCTGCCTCTAGGGGCTGTGATGCTGCGCGGGTTGGTTGGTTTAGGACAACTGCCGCCTTCGGTTTGGCAGGCCACGTTGAACAGCGTTCTGGTAGTGGGGTTGAGCGTGGCGGTGCTGGCCCTGCTGGCGCTGCCGATGGCGGGTTGGATCGCCACCCGGCGGCGCGGCGGGGTGGAGGCGATTGGCTTGATGGGCCTCGCCGCCTCGCCGCTGATGATCGGCACGGGGTGGTTCATTCTGATCAACCCCGTACTTGACCCGGCGCGGCTGAGCCTGCCGGTCACGGCCTTGGTCAACGCGCTCATGGCGCTGCCTTTTGTGCTGCGCATTCTGGTGCCCCGCCTTCGCGAGATGTTGCAGGATTTTGGCCCGCTGACGCAGACCCTCGGCATGAGAGGTTGGGCGCTGTGGCGTCTGCTGGTCTTGCCGCGTTTGCGCCCGCAACTGGGCTTTGCCGCCGGGCTGACCGGGGCGCTGTCGGTGGGGGATCTCGGCGTGATCGCGCTGTTCGCCGATCAGGACCGTGCGACACTGCCGTTGCAAATGTACCGTTTGATGGGCGCCTACCGGATGGAGGCCGCAGCAGGCGCGGCGCTGTTACTGCTGGTCTTGGCGCTGGCGGTGTTTTTCATCTGCGACAAATGGGGGCGCTGGCATGCTGACGCTTGAAGAGATGCGCATTGAGCGGGGCGATTTCAGCCTCACGGCCGACATGACGCTGGCGCAGGGGCGCAGCTACGCGGTGATCGGCCCCTCGGGGTCGGGCAAATCGACCCTGCTGGCGGCGATCTGTGGGTTTGTGCCGGTGGCGGCGGGGCGGTTGTTGCGGGAGGGGGAGGAGATCACGGATCAGCATCCCGGCCAGCGCGGCATGACGATGCTGTTTCAGGATAATAACCTGTTCCCACATCTTACTGTGCGTCAGAACGTCGGCCTTGGACTGCGCCCCGATCTTCGGTTGAAAGCGGCGGATCGAGAGAAAATTGATGTGGCCCTCGCGCGGGTGGGGCTCAGCGATCACGCCGCGAAACGCCCCGGGGCGCTGTCGGGCGGACAGCAAAGTCGCGTGGCGCTGGCGCGGGTGCTGGTGCAGGCGCGGCCTTGGGTGCTGTTGGATGAGCCCTTTGCCGCACTCGGCCCGGCGCTGCGGATTGAGATGCTCGACCTCGTCCAAGACCTCGCCCGCGAGACCGGGGCGGGGTTGATCATGGTGACCCATGCACCGGATGACGTGCGCCGCATCGCGGATGAGGTGATCTTTGTCGAAGGCGGGCGCGCCCATGCGCCGGGGCCGGCTGCGGAATTGCTGGGCAACCCGCCCCCGGCCCTGCGCGCCTATCTCGGCTAGGCGGCGGAAATTTTTGAAATTTCCGGGGCGTTTTCTTTTAAAGAAAACGCCTTCAACGTTTCGGTCATGCCAAGAGCTGCTTGAGCAGCCTCGCGTCCTTTGGTGACGAAGTGATCCCGGTAGATCGCATTGTGGTGGTCGGTTTCCTGATAATGATGCGGAGTGAGCGAGACCGACAGCACCGGTAGGTCGCAGTCCAGCCCCACGCGCATCAGCCCATCGACCACCGTCTGCGCCACGAAGTCATGGCGGTAGATGCCGCCATCCACCACGAAGGCCGCGCAGATCACCGCGTCGTAGCGGCCCGTCTTGGCCAGACGCTGCGCCATGAGCGGCAGTTCAAAGGCACCGGGAACGGCAAAGCTGTCCACCTGCGCGGCGTCGATAACTTCGGTAAACCCGTCATAGGCGCGGTCGACGATATCCGCATGCCAGCTTGCACGCACAAAGGCGAAACGGGCGGAACGTTGTTGTGTCATGGTGATCTCCTTTAGGTTCAGACACGTCCACCCAAGGCGATCACGCGCAAAGACCGAGGCTTGGCCCCCGTCTTTGTTCGCATTCTCTTTCATCCGGACTGTGACCGTCGGCTCTGGAATCGCACCAGATCTGCTGACACCCCGTGGGGCCGCTCGCGGGCTTGCGGGAACCGCTTACCGCCGGTGGGGAATTTCGCCCCGCCCTGAGAATGATGCTAGGTTGCCAAGTTGGGAAAGGCTCTGCAATACCAAAAGAAACGCTCAGGAGGCACCATGCACCCCAATCCGATCTACCGCAAAGAGGGCCGCGACCGGAACCTTGCCTTTGCCCGTGACATCGGCTTTGGCGTCTTGGCGATCAACGGGGCAGAGGGACCGCTGATGGCGCATGTGCCCTTCATTCTGAACGTTGCCGGGGATCTGGCAGAGCTGCATCTGGTGCGCTCGAACCCCATCGCGAGGGCGCTGAAGAGCCCGCAGCCGGTGCGATTGGCGGTGACCGGGGCCGACAGCTATGTGTCTCCGGATTGGTACGGGATCGAAGATCAAGTGCCGACATGGAACTATGTCGCCGTGCATCTAACCGGGATGCTTGAGATGCGCCCGGCGAAGGAACTGCCCGACCTGCTGGCGCGGCAATCGGCGGTCTATGAGGCGCGGCTTGCGCCCAAGACCCCGTGGAAATTGGACAAGATGACCCCCGAGGCGCGAGACAAGATGCTGCGCATGATCGTCCCCTGTCAGATCCGCGTCACCGGAATCGACGGCACATGGAAGCTGGGCCAGAACAAGGATGTGGCCGTGCGTCTTGCGGCGGCGGATCAGGTGGCGGCGCATGGGTTTGGAACGGAACCGACAGTGATAGCTGCGTTGATGCGCGGCCTTTGATCGCCGTTGCGTCTGGCTCTGCCCCGTTGAATAGTACGGTCAACCAAGGGGGGACTTCACGTGAAACTATTCTATTCTCCAACCTCGCCCTATGTCCGCAAGGTCATGGTGCTGCTGCATGAGACCGGCCAGCTTGATGATGTCGCGCTGGAGCCGACCTCGGGCACACCATTGGCCCCGGCCGAGGGCTTTGCCGCGCGCAATCCGCTGACCAAAGTACCCGCGCTGGAGCGGCTAGACGGATGCACGCTCTATGACAGCCGGGTGATCTGCGCCTACCTGGATGACCGCGCCGGCGCGGGGCTCTACCCTCAAGGCGCAAGCAGGTGGGACACTTTGACGCTGGAGGCCACGGCGGATGGGATGCTCGATGCCGCTCTCGCCATGGTCTACGAAGGCAAGCTGCGCCCCGAAGACAAACGCATGTCGGAATGGGTCGAGGGCCAGTGGGGCAAGGTTGAGCGGGCCTGTAAAACACTGAACAACCAATGGGCTGCGCATCTCGCTGGGCCTTTGGACATGGGGCAGATCGCGGTTGGCTGCGCCTTGGGTTATATCGATTTCCGCCATGGCGCGCGGGATTGGCGGGCCGGAAACCCCGATCTGGCAGCTTGGTTCGATGCCTTTGATTCGCGCCCTGCAATGACCCATACAGTGCCGCCGCAGTAATCGGGCCGTAATGATATTGCCACATTCGCGGTATTTTTGCCGCGTTGTGGCAGGCTTGACCCGAGATGCGCGGCTTTGACATCTGGACGGGCGCGGTCCATCCCGGTAGATAGCGGCGAGAAGTCAGGTGGCAAGGTGACGCCACCCCTATGTCTGACGGCCAGATTTGGCCAAGAATTGGAGTAAACCCGTGTCCCAAGCAGAAGAACACGCAGGCACCCGGAGGGATTTCCTGTATTACGCGACAGCCGGTACAGGTGCCGTCGCCGTTGGTGCCGCCGTCTGGCCTTTGGTCAACCAGATGAACCCCTCTGCCGATGTAAAGGCGCTGTCGTCCATTCGTGTGGATGTGTCCGGCGTTGAAGTCGGGACGCAGCTGACCGTGAAATGGCTGGGCAAGCCGGTGTTCATTCGCCGCCGCACAGAGGCCGAGATCGAAGAAGCAAACTCTGTAGACGTGTCCAGCCTGCCGGACCCCATCGCGCAGAACGCGAACCTTGGCGGCGATGTGCCTGCCACGGACGCCAACCGCGCCTTGGACGAAAATGGCGAGTGGCTGGTTCAGATGGGCGTTTGTACGCACCTTGGCTGTGTGCCTTTGGGCGATGCTGGCGACTTTGGCGGCTGGTTCTGCCCCTGCCACGGGTCGCATTACGATACCGCGGGCCGCATCCGTAAAGGGCCGGCCCCGCGCAACTTGCCGGTGCCTGTCGCCGAATTCGTGGACGAGTCCACGATCAAACTGGGTTAAGGGAGCGGAAGAGAGATGTCTGGAATTCCTCACGACCATTACGAGCCGAATTCGAACGGCGAAAAGTGGCTGCACCGCCGCCTTCCCATCGTTGGCCTGTTGTACGACACATTGATGATCCCCACGCCCAAGAACCTGAACTGGATGTGGATCTGGGGCATCGTGCTGACCTTCTGTCTGGCACTGCAAATCATCACCGGCATCGTGCTGGTCATGCATTACACGCCGCATGTCGATCTGGCCTTCGCCTCGGTCGAGCACATCATGCGTGACGTGAACGGCGGCTATATGATCCGCTACCTGCATATGAACGGCGCGTCGCTGTTCTTTATCGCGGTTTATGCGCACATCTTCCGCGGTCTTTACTACGGCTCCTACAAAGCACCGCGTGAGATCACATGGATCATCGGCATGTTGATCTACTTGCTGATGATGGCCACCGGCTTTATGGGCTACGTGCTGCCTTGGGGGCAGATGTCCTTCTGGGGTGCCACGGTTATTACGGGCCTCTTTGGCGCGATCCCCTTCATCGGTGAGGGTCTTCAGACCTTCCTGCTGGGTGGGCCTGCCGTTGATAACGCGACGCTGAACCGCTTCTTCTCGCTGCACTATCTGCTGCCCTTCGTGATTGCGGGCCTTGTGGTTCTCCACATCTGGGCCTTCCACACGACTGGCAACAACAACCCCACTGGGGTCGAAGTGCGCCGCACCTCGAAAGAAGACGCCAAGAAAGACACGCTGCCGTTTTGGCCCTACTTCGTGATCAAGGACCTCTTCGCGCTGGCCGTGATCTTGACGCTGTTCTTCGCCGTCGTCGGCTTCATGCCAAACTATCTGGGCCACCCGGACAACTACATCGAAGCCAACGCTCTGGCGACGCCTGCGCATATCGTGCCGGAATGGTACTTCCTGCCCTTCTACGCGATCCTGCGGGCCTTCACCTCTGAGGTTTGGGTTGTGCAAATCGCGTCCTTCGTGACCGGTGGCATCATCGACGCCAAGTTCTTCGGCGTGTTGGCGATGTTCGGTGCGATTGCGGTTATGGCGCTGGTGCCATGGCTCGACACCTCCTCCGTACGTTCGGGCCGTTACCGTCCGATGTTCAAATGGTGGTTCGCCCTGCTGGTGATCGACTTCTTCGCCCTGATGTGGCTGGGCGCGATGCCTGCGGAGGAGCCCTATGCGACCTTCTCGTTGATCGCGGCAGCCTATTGGTTCGCCTACTTCCTCGTCATCCTGCCCCTTTTGGGCGTGATCGAGAAGCCGCTGGCGCAGCCTGAAACCATCGAAGCCGACTTTGACGCGCATTATGCGCCCAAGGCAGGCGGCACCAAGACGCTTGTGAACCCGGCGGAATAAGGATCATGACCATGATGAAGACCAACCTCCTTTCTGCCGTGGTATCTTTGGGCCTTGCCCTGCCGGGAACGGCAGTGCTGGCGCAGGACACAGCGACAGAAGAAGAACTGCTAACAACTCCGGCGGAAACGCCGGAGACCGAGGCTGAGACTACACCGGCTGACGCGCCCGCCACAGAAGAAGCCCCGGCTGAAGAAGCACCTGCTGAAGAGCCGGCTACCGACGCAGCCCCGGCTGACGAACCTGCCGCAGCCGATGCACCCGAAGTCGCACCCGCCCCATCTGAGGAGCCTGCGGCTGAGGAAGCACCTGCTGAGGAGACCACCACAGAAGAGGCACTTGCAGAGGAAGCCCCCGCTGAGGAAGCTGCGCCCGAAGAGGCTCCGGCAGAGGAACCTGCTGCTGAGGAAGAAGCAACCGAGGAAGCGCCTGCTGAGGACGCACCTGCCGAGGAAGCCGAAGCCACAGGTGAAGAGCAGTCCACCGCCGAAGAAAACGCCGATGCCGAAGTCATCGCCGAAGATGACGTTGCAGGCCAAGCGCATAGCGACGATGCTGAAGTCGGTGTCATGGACGGCGAAGATCACGGTGAGGAACATGCCTCGGACGATCACGCTGGTGACGACGATCACGGCGATTCCCATGCTACGCCGCATATCGACAACATCGACTTCTCCTTCGACGGTCCCTTCGGTGGCTATGACGTAAACCAGCTTCAACGCGGTCTGCAGATCTACACCGAGGTTTGCGCGGCCTGCCACGGTCTGGAATATGTCGCGATGCGGACATTGGCGGACGAAAGCGGTCCGAACATGCCCGAAGAGCAGGTGATCGAGTACGCCAAGGGCTATGACGTCTATGACGCCGAGTTGGACGACACCCGTCCCGGCACCCCGGTCGATCACTTCCCCGGTTCCAACCTGTCAAATGCACCTGACCTGTCGCTGATGGCGAAGAAACGCGCCGCGTTCCATGGTCCTTACGGTCTGGGCATCAACCAGTTCCTGAAAGGGATCGGCGGTCCGGAGTATATTACCGCGCTGTTGACCGGTTATACTGGCGAAGAGAAAGAGCAGGCAGGCACCGTTCTTTATGAGAACACCGTCTTCCCGGGGGGCTGGATCGCGATGGGTCCACCGTTGTCCGATGGTCTGGTTGAGTTCGCTGACGAACATGCCAATGACGCTCAGCATCTAGCTGAAGATGTCTCTGCTTTCCTGATGTGGACCGCCGAGCCCAAGCTGGGCGCGCGCAAGCAGGCTGGCTTTGCCGGTGTCGTGCTGCTGGGTCTGCTGTCGGTGTTGCTGTATCTGACCAACAAAAAGCTTTGGGCACCGATCAAGAACCGCCGCAAGGACGACTGATCGGGCCACGGCCTTTTAGGAAATGAGAAGGGGCGTCGGATAACCGGCGCCCTTTTTCCATTTCTGGACTTGCTAAATGGTGGCGGTAATTTTGCCTAAAACCTCGCAACGCGTTCCGCCCGGTGGCACACCGGGCATCGCCCTCCTTGACCCCGGAGGACGATTTTGCGACGTGTCATAGTGCTGGATCGGTTCGGGTGTGGTGGCCCTTGCGCCGAAAGAATCGTTTCGGATCGGCCCCCAGGGAGGACGATGCCCTTCGCGCTAGGCGGTCAGCTGGGCGCCAGAGATTCCAGTAATCTCGGCCCGCACGATCGAGCCCTCGTTCTGCGGCGCGGCAAAGCTCACCTCAGTAAACTGCGCCGTGCGGCCCATGTGCGGGTTTTCCATCAGCACATCGTGCGTGCGTCCGACTTGCGCGTTCAGATGCAGTTGCACCTGCCGCTCTCCCGCCGCGCGCAGCCGTGCCGCGCGCTCTTTGATAGCGGCACCATTCACCGCAGGCATTCGCGCCGCAGGCGTGCCGGGACGGGCAGAATAGGGGAAGACGTGGAGCCACGTCAGGTCGCATTCCTCGACCAGTTTCAGCGAGTTTTCAAACATCGCCTCGGTTTCGGTCGGGAAACCGGCGATGATGTCAGCACCGAAGGTCATGTCAGGCCGCAACGCCCGCGCCTCTTGAGCAAAACGGATCGCATCGTCACGCAGGTGCCGGCGCTTCATGCGCTTGAGGATCATGTCGTCGCCATGCTGCAACGAAAGGTGCAGATGCGGCATCAGACGCGGCTCGGTCGCGATGGCCTGCATTAGGTTCTCGTCAACCTCAATCGAATCGATCGAGGAAATCCGAAGTCGCGGCAGATCGGGCACCAACCGTAGGATGCGCATCACCAAATCGCCGAGTTTCGGTGTGGCGGGTAGGTCAGCGCCCCAAGAGGTCAGGTCGACCCCAGTCAGCACTACCTCGTTAAAGCCTTTGTCGGCCAACCGCTTGATCTGATCCACCACCACGCCAGCAGGGACGGATCGCGAATTGCCGCGACCGTAAGGAATGATGCAGAAGGTGCAGCGATGGTCGCAGCCGTTCTGGACCTGCACATAGGCGCGGCTGCGGGTGCCGAACCCGTCAATCAGGTGGCCTGCCGTTTCAGTGACCGACATGATGTCGTCGACTTGCACCGTCTCCGTCTCGCCAATGAAATCAGCCGCCAAGCCCTGCCATGTCGCGCCCTGCATCTTTTCGGTGTTGCCGATCACGGCATCGA is a window of Sulfitobacter sp. W027 DNA encoding:
- the cobO gene encoding cob(I)yrinic acid a,c-diamide adenosyltransferase, producing MSDADPQDHKEKMQQRQAEQRAKVAELQDPEKGLVLVHTGPGKGKSSSAFGVVVRALGWKQRVGVVQFIKGKWKTGERLFFEQLDEVTWHTMGEGFTWDTQDRNRDIAAAEAAFGKAREMMESGDYDLVVMDEINIAIRYEYLKIEDVIAGLDARDKRTAVVLTGRDARPELCDYADLVTEMSEVKHPFKAGIKAQRGVDY
- a CDS encoding DMT family transporter; the protein is MKVDDFSARPALGVGLKITAILLFTCMSAIIKSLADDVPAGESVFFRSFFAIPVILIWLAQRGKLKSGLKTKNPMGHVWRGLFGTTAMGLTFTGLGLLPLPEVTAIGFATPIFTVILAAVLLGEQIRLIRVTAVAMGLVGVMIILWPRFSNIGTMEQTATIGALLILMATMVRSLVQIHIRQLVQNEDTAAIVFYFSCTASLLALCTLPFGWVMPDLQTFGLLVLAGLIGGVAQILITSAYRFGSASMLAPYDYTSMLFAIVLGYVFFAELPTMMMLAGAALVISAGALVIWRERQLGMERGKARSVTDPKA
- the aroC gene encoding chorismate synthase, encoding MSINSFGHLYRVTTWGESHGPALGATIDGCPPGVPIDEAMIQQWLDKRKPGQNKYTTQRREADEVRILSGTFEGVTTGTPIQLMIENTDQRSKDYGDIKDKFRPGHADITYFQKYGIRDYRGGGRSSARETAARVAAGGLAREAIKALAPNLKITGYMVQMGPHKIDRDAFDWDQIEHNPFWVPDAKAAGDWAAYLDGLRKSGSSVGAIIEVTARGVPAGIGAPVYGKLDTDLAAAMMSINAVKGVEIGEGMSAAMLTGELNADEITMGPEGPEYSSNHAGGILGGISTGQDVVVRFAVKPTSSILTTRRTITKQGEETEIITKGRHDPCVGIRAVPVGEAMMACVLLDHLLLHRGQIGTNRGRIGPEA
- the thiB gene encoding thiamine ABC transporter substrate binding subunit codes for the protein MKYLTLAAGVMGASAAWAETPELTVYTYDSFVTEWGPGPAIEKGFEAECGCDLKFVGMGDGAALLARLKLEGARSDADIVLGLDTSLVAAAKETELFAPSGLQAEYDLPIIWEDDVFVPYDWGYFAFVHGTDLAAPADFKTLAESDLKIVIQDPRSSTPGLGLLMWVKAAYGDDASEVWAALADNVVTVTKGWSEAYGLFLEGEADMVLSYTTSPAYHLIAEEDDSKTAALFDEGHYMQIEVAGKLAGSDQPELADQFLQYLVSDAAQSVLPTTNWMYPAVTPQDGLPEGFDGMIQPGKALLVPNADVPALREEAVNEWLTALSR
- a CDS encoding thiamine/thiamine pyrophosphate ABC transporter permease ThiP, producing MADRAVALSNKTGLFAAALVAGLILAALVAIFMAADVAAGLGAADWAAVRFTVTQAVWSAVLSVLLAVPVARALARRRFWGRGALITLLGAPFVLPVIVAVLGLLTVFGRSGVLNQFGAALGLPSVSIYGLHGVVLAHVFFNLPLATRLLLQGWQSIPSERFRLAGQLQMTPRALFLTLEWPMLRQVLPGVAALIFVICLTSFAVALTLGGGPRATTIELAIYQAFRFDFDLGLAALLSVVQLVLAGTAAVAALWLIPPISMGGGLDSPLRRWDARGGGQRVLDGVVIMLAALFLLLPLGAVMLRGLVGLGQLPPSVWQATLNSVLVVGLSVAVLALLALPMAGWIATRRRGGVEAIGLMGLAASPLMIGTGWFILINPVLDPARLSLPVTALVNALMALPFVLRILVPRLREMLQDFGPLTQTLGMRGWALWRLLVLPRLRPQLGFAAGLTGALSVGDLGVIALFADQDRATLPLQMYRLMGAYRMEAAAGAALLLLVLALAVFFICDKWGRWHADA
- a CDS encoding ATP-binding cassette domain-containing protein, which produces MLTLEEMRIERGDFSLTADMTLAQGRSYAVIGPSGSGKSTLLAAICGFVPVAAGRLLREGEEITDQHPGQRGMTMLFQDNNLFPHLTVRQNVGLGLRPDLRLKAADREKIDVALARVGLSDHAAKRPGALSGGQQSRVALARVLVQARPWVLLDEPFAALGPALRIEMLDLVQDLARETGAGLIMVTHAPDDVRRIADEVIFVEGGRAHAPGPAAELLGNPPPALRAYLG
- a CDS encoding 6,7-dimethyl-8-ribityllumazine synthase — protein: MTQQRSARFAFVRASWHADIVDRAYDGFTEVIDAAQVDSFAVPGAFELPLMAQRLAKTGRYDAVICAAFVVDGGIYRHDFVAQTVVDGLMRVGLDCDLPVLSVSLTPHHYQETDHHNAIYRDHFVTKGREAAQAALGMTETLKAFSLKENAPEISKISAA
- a CDS encoding FMN-binding negative transcriptional regulator, whose protein sequence is MHPNPIYRKEGRDRNLAFARDIGFGVLAINGAEGPLMAHVPFILNVAGDLAELHLVRSNPIARALKSPQPVRLAVTGADSYVSPDWYGIEDQVPTWNYVAVHLTGMLEMRPAKELPDLLARQSAVYEARLAPKTPWKLDKMTPEARDKMLRMIVPCQIRVTGIDGTWKLGQNKDVAVRLAAADQVAAHGFGTEPTVIAALMRGL
- a CDS encoding glutathione S-transferase; the protein is MKLFYSPTSPYVRKVMVLLHETGQLDDVALEPTSGTPLAPAEGFAARNPLTKVPALERLDGCTLYDSRVICAYLDDRAGAGLYPQGASRWDTLTLEATADGMLDAALAMVYEGKLRPEDKRMSEWVEGQWGKVERACKTLNNQWAAHLAGPLDMGQIAVGCALGYIDFRHGARDWRAGNPDLAAWFDAFDSRPAMTHTVPPQ